The following nucleotide sequence is from Pristiophorus japonicus isolate sPriJap1 chromosome 12, sPriJap1.hap1, whole genome shotgun sequence.
gtacagcaggcggttaagaaagcaaatggcatgttggccttcatagcgaggggatttgagtataggagcagggaggtgttactacagttgtacagggccttggtgaggccacacctggagtattgtgtacagttttggtctcctaacttgaggaaggacattcttgctattgagggagtgcagcgaagattcaccagactgattcccgggatggtgggactgacctatcaagaaagactggatcaactgggcttgtattcactggagttcagaagaatgagaggggatctcatagaaacgtttaaaattctgacgggtttagacaggttagatgcaggaagaatgttcccaattttggggaagtccagaaccaggggtcacagtctaaggataaggggtaagccatttaggaccgagatgaggagaaacttcttcacccagagagtggtgaacctgtggaattctctaccacaagtttgttgaagccaattcactaaatatattcaaaaaggagttagatgtagtccatactactagagggatcaaggggtatgtcgagaaagcaggaatgggttactgaagttgcatgttcaaccatgaactcattgaatggcggtgcaggctcgaagggctgaatggcctactcctgcacctatgtttctatgtttctatggtctgtgctgagtcagctgatctcaGTTACAACAGCAGTTGGGGTTCTTTAATTAACTTCTGTGCTCCTTTGGTGGAGAGGGGAAAATAAATCAGTTCGGGTTGTTTTCCAGTGAGCCCTGCTGGAAAGCGTGCAGCTGGGAGACATTTAGTGAGGATCAGGTCAGGCTCTGCTGTGAAGCTGCCGGTTGAATAGCCTGCTAACACTTTCTAATCTTGCACTGGAAGAATGGCTACATGGGCGAGCAATCAGAGGGAAGCTGGCAGCTATGGAAACATACCTCCGCTAGGGTCAGTGCCTTTGGGAGAGGAGGAAGGAAGAAAATAAGGGAACATAAATTCTTACTTGGTATTGTGTGTTTAACAATCCTGGTCTTTTGAGCTGCTTCAGCTCTTTGCACTGATATAATGCAGAGACCCAATTTGTTACAGCACTATAACCTTGTATGCTGCACTTGCAAAGAGTCAATGGGGCTTAATGTACAAATGATCTTTTGTCTAAAGGACGTTTGCAGAGCAGTGATCGCATTCAAACTGAAACATTATTCAGCAACTGACATTAGTATTCTGCCCAATGAAATCCTATTTCTAATCCATGAATCACTTTGGTTTTGTTAcccattttcagcattttctaatCAATATGCTTTGCACAAACACTTTCACATCAGGATGTTGAATGCAACTTGCTCAGATTTCATTGTGTGTGTTGCGATCTTCATTTTCCCTTGTGTAGAGTAGACCTCCGATTTATATCCTTTGTACCAGCCTTAAAATGACTCTCCCAGAAGCCTTAATGGGTGACTGGTCCTGCACAGAGCTGTACAGGTCAGGAGGGTCCGGGCTCCATTGCTGATAGATACTGAGTGAGCTGATCTGAACTGTGGCCAGTAAAGTTTGCCAGGGCTTTCGTCAGCTGAGATCTATCCAGTGGTTTAACTGGAATGTTGGGTAAGCAGAGTGTCTGGCTGGGCTGTGATACCTCTTCCTAAGGTTGAATAGCCTGCCCCACTTGCTGTTTGGACTTACTCAAATGACCATCCTTCatatgcatcatcataggcagtccctcggggtcaaggatgacttgcttccacactaagtgagtacttaggtgactgatgaactccatttaaacggtggaagatgcccgtgtgtgaattcttttaacatggggtgactgttgcacaccagccaccatggtCATTTGAGTAAGGTAACAGAAGGCACCATTGGCTCCTGTGGAATTGTACTGCAGCCTGCAGGGGAGAAGGAGAAAAAAATTCAGGTTTTCAAATAGAATTAATAACATTTTCAATACAGTAATACAAGTAATGATTGTGCAAATTAGTTTTGGAGCACAAATTGGGCTTTAAAAGTTTTGAATGACATTGTGAATGCCTGTGCTTTTCTATGTCATGAGTTTTTTTTCTTCCAGGTCAAAGTGGTGCTGGAAACAATTGGGCCAAGGGTCACTACACCGAGGGAGCTGAACTGGTTGATGCAGTGCTTGATGTGGTGAGGAAGGAGTCTGAGAGCTGTGACTGTTTACAGGGATTCCAGCTCACTCACTCTCTAGGGGGTGGCACCGGCTCTGGGATGGGCACCCTTCTCATCAGCAAGATCCGGGAGGAATATCCTGACCGCATCATGAACACGTTCAGTGTCATGCCCTCGCCTAAAGTTTCGGACACTGTGGTGGAGCCGTACAACGCTACCCTGTCCGTCCATCAGCTGGTGGAGAACACAGACGAGACGTACTGCATTGACAATGAAGCCCTTTATGACATCTGCTTTCGCACCATGAAGCTAACCACCCCCACGTACGGTGATCTCAATCACTTGGTCTCTGCCACCATGAGTGGAGTTACCACCTGCCTCCGCTTCCCTGGACAACTCAATGCTGACCTTCGCAAGCTGGCGGTGAACATGGTGCCCTTCCCTCGGCTGCACTTCTTCATGCCGGGTTTTGCCCCACTTACCAGCCGTGGCAGCCAGAATTACAGAGCACTGACTGTGCCGGAGCTGACTCAGCAAATGTTCGATGCCAAAAACATGATGGCAGCCTGTGACCCACGACATGGACGCTACTTGACCGTTGCTGCCATATTCCGAGGCCGAATGTCCATGAAGGAAGTGGACGAGCAGATGCTCAATGTCCAGAATAAGAACAGCAGCTACTTTGTGGAATGGATTCCCAACAATGTTAAGACGGCTGTCTGTGACATCCCGCCCCGCGGCCTCAAGATGTCCTCCACCTTCATCGGCAACAGCACCGCCATTCAGGAGTTGTTCAAGCGCATCTCCGATCAGTTCACCGCCATGTTCCGCAGGAAGGCCTTCTTGCACTGGTACACCGGTGAGGGGATGGATGAGATGGAGTTCACTGAGGCTGAGAGCAACATGAATGACCTGGTATCTGAGTACCAGCAGTACCAGGATGCCACTGCAGATGAACAGGAGGAGTTcgaagaggaagagggagagaatgaTGAAGCATAAACATGAAGGGATCAAGGAGTGGCAACAGCAAGTTGCAGAGAAAGTCGTATTTCTGAATCGAACTATTGAATTCTGCGTAATTTGCCACCCTTTTAATCAAGAAGATGCTGTGATGCTAACAGCACTATGAAAATGGGATTCCTGTTGAAGGTTTGTGTGTGTGATTTAACATGGTCTGTAATTTTAAAGTAGCAGTGCCCCCAAAATACTAAATTATTAAATCAAACATTTTCAAAAGGTCCTTTTATGAACTGGCCTGAAAAGCACATACATTGTGTAGCTGCTGAAACTATCTTAGAATAGcttgtttgttttttaaaaatttgtaatAGATTTTAGAACATTATATACATATGTTTAAATAAACAAAGGTTCCCCTGTCAGTTCTGGTGCTGACAGTGCAGCCTTTCAAACTTCAGCTATTGCCTTTGTCAGTAAAACAACCTCCCGAAGTGGGAAAAAAGTTGGCAACTGGAAAAAAAGTCAGGGTATGATTTGCCCTCCATTTGTTATGAAGAAACATTAtaatccccttttttaaaaaaaaacctcttgCAGACTTTTATTTGAtacagttgattttttttttctcttcagcTGAGATAAGGTAAGAATACTACTTAAAACTGTATTTAAAAACAGATCTGGGGCGCTACAGCTTTAGATGTAGTCGGGAATTGGTTTTATAAAGAAACAATTTAATGGTTGTAACTTTCCCTAGAAGTGTAGTACAAAGCACTGTTGAGTAGTGAGTATTGGGGTCTGCTGGTATTGTGGTGATTGAGATGCAGACGGACCCATGCAGGGTGGGTTCCACTCCTATGAACTGCCAAGGAGCCCTCAGCAGGTTCACACAGCTCTTTCCGGATCTGCGACCCTTCTCTGTATTGCAAGCCAACCTATCTTTGTCTTTCTGAGATGACCTGTACTGTAGAAATCAAACCACTCTAATAAATCAGTACAAACTCTttctttcctgtttttatttcctcCTTTAACTGACTACAGGTGTACacttgtcacctctttccaagtctGAGACTGAATGGGAGCAGAATAGGGGAGAGGCAAGAGGTGGGATCACGACTTAAACTGTGATGTCTTGCTGCTGAAAAgaacatggatttatatagcatcttatgaTGTATCCCAGAAACAAAATCAAAGTCCTTCACAtttaataaattacttttgaagtgcaattatGTCTCAAAATCTAGTGTCCATTTTGTACACAGCAAAATACCATGAATAACGATGAGTTGAATAACCGGTTTATCTGTTTTTGGACATGggttagaatcttgcagcacaaggAGGTAATTTGTCTCGTCATGCgcatgccgactctttgaaagagttatccaaattAGTCCCAAATCCTAGCTtttttccccataactctgcaaattagtcctcttcatgtACAtgaccaattgccttttgaaaggtgCTAtgaaatctgattccaccacctttTCACGCAGTgatttccagatcttaaccaccatctgtggagaaaaaaatcTAATTTTCCCTTTTATTTTACATCTATGatctctggttatcgacccacttttcagaggaaacagtttctccctatttgctgctcattttgagcacctcgattaagtttccccttaaccttctctgttctatggagaacaatccaagcttcacaacataactgaagtcttttacccctggtatcatcctggtaaacctcctctgtaccccctccaatgccTTGAAATCCTGCCTAAAGTGTAGTGcctagaattgtacacaataccccagttgaggcctaaccagagatttgtaaaggtttagcatgacttccttattTTTGTATTCAGTGtcgctatttacaaagccaagtatcccatttgctttcttaaagcccttatcaacttgccctgcgacCTTTAAAGATGTGTGAATGTGCATCCCTAGGGCCCTCTGCTCTTGAACCCCCCCCCCTCTCAAAATACCATTTAGATTTACACTgcttctccatgttgtttctcccaaaagtgcatcacttcacacttatctgcattaa
It contains:
- the LOC139277468 gene encoding tubulin beta-2B chain-like isoform X2; its protein translation is MDSVRSGPFGQIFRPDNFVFGQSGAGNNWAKGHYTEGAELVDAVLDVVRKESESCDCLQGFQLTHSLGGGTGSGMGTLLISKIREEYPDRIMNTFSVMPSPKVSDTVVEPYNATLSVHQLVENTDETYCIDNEALYDICFRTMKLTTPTYGDLNHLVSATMSGVTTCLRFPGQLNADLRKLAVNMVPFPRLHFFMPGFAPLTSRGSQNYRALTVPELTQQMFDAKNMMAACDPRHGRYLTVAAIFRGRMSMKEVDEQMLNVQNKNSSYFVEWIPNNVKTAVCDIPPRGLKMSSTFIGNSTAIQELFKRISDQFTAMFRRKAFLHWYTGEGMDEMEFTEAESNMNDLVSEYQQYQDATADEQEEFEEEEGENDEA
- the LOC139277468 gene encoding tubulin beta-2B chain-like isoform X1 yields the protein MREILHIQAGQCGNQIGAKFWEVISDEHGIDPSGSARGDSDIQLERINVYYNEAAGDKYVPRAILVDLEPGTMDSVRSGPFGQIFRPDNFVFGQSGAGNNWAKGHYTEGAELVDAVLDVVRKESESCDCLQGFQLTHSLGGGTGSGMGTLLISKIREEYPDRIMNTFSVMPSPKVSDTVVEPYNATLSVHQLVENTDETYCIDNEALYDICFRTMKLTTPTYGDLNHLVSATMSGVTTCLRFPGQLNADLRKLAVNMVPFPRLHFFMPGFAPLTSRGSQNYRALTVPELTQQMFDAKNMMAACDPRHGRYLTVAAIFRGRMSMKEVDEQMLNVQNKNSSYFVEWIPNNVKTAVCDIPPRGLKMSSTFIGNSTAIQELFKRISDQFTAMFRRKAFLHWYTGEGMDEMEFTEAESNMNDLVSEYQQYQDATADEQEEFEEEEGENDEA